The DNA sequence TGTCTCAGGCCATCGTATGGGCACTGCAGAAGTTGAGAGTGCTCTCGTAGCGCATGAGCAAGTCAGTGAAGCTGCCGTTGTGGGCTATCCGCATGATATTAAAGGGCAGGGCATCTATGCTTATGTCACATGTGTCGAAGGATGCACGCCGGACGAGGCTCTTTTAAAGCAGCTAATCCAGTGGGTGCGATCAGAAATTGGCCCTATCGCCTCGCCTGACTTTATCCAATTCACTCCCGCCTTGCCAAAGACACGATCGGGCAAGATTATGCGTAGAATTCTCAGAAAGATTGCTGAAAACGAATATAAAAACCTTGGCGATACCTCAACTCTTGCAGACCCTGCAGTTGTGGATAGCCTTATTGACAATAGATTAAATCGATAAATGGAAGAAAAGATGTCTCTCTCTCCGAATAAAACCCTAATGTACAGTGAAGCTTTAGAAGCAAGCGCTGTCGTCGCCAAGCAATTTAAAAATAATCGGTCCAAAATTGACGCACTGGTTCAAGAGTTAAAATCAAAGAATATTACGGCCATTGCCACCTGCGCACGAGGCTCATCAGATCATGCAGCCACTTACGCAAAATATTTGTTTGAGACGCGACTTGGACTAATGACATGCTCATTGGCCCCTTCAATTAACTCCGTGTATCAGGTTTCGCTTAATCTAAAGAATATGCTCTTCATTGCGATCTCTCAATCTGGAGCAAGTCCTGACTTGCTTGCAACCGCTGAAGCAGCGAAGGAGGCTGGGGCTGTTGTTGTGGCTTTTGTAAATGTAGAGGATAGTCCGCTTGCGAAACTCGCTGATCATTTTATCCCTCTCTATGCAGGGCCAGAGAAAAGTGTCGCTGCCACAAAAAGTTACATCGCTTCTCTTTCGGCTCTCTATCAATTTGGAGCCTATTACTCCGGAGATGATGCTTTGATAAAGGCCTGTGATGATCTACCTGATCAATTGTCGGCCTCTGCGGCACTGGACTGGGCTGGGGCT is a window from the Temperatibacter marinus genome containing:
- a CDS encoding SIS domain-containing protein, giving the protein MSLSPNKTLMYSEALEASAVVAKQFKNNRSKIDALVQELKSKNITAIATCARGSSDHAATYAKYLFETRLGLMTCSLAPSINSVYQVSLNLKNMLFIAISQSGASPDLLATAEAAKEAGAVVVAFVNVEDSPLAKLADHFIPLYAGPEKSVAATKSYIASLSALYQFGAYYSGDDALIKACDDLPDQLSASAALDWAGAEKALQKASNFFVIGRGTSLGIAQEAALKFKETSGLHAEAYSAAEVKHGPMAIVNEGFPILAFTQDDETRESVDNVIEDFLSRGATVMVAGKEYEGAINLPIVQGAHKAVSPLLKIQSFYLMVNSLAVSRGYNPDEPPHLKKVTETV